The DNA window TTGTTGACTTTGCAAAGTTCGTAACTTCATGATTTATGAATCGATTTAATGGAAAACTGAAATTGTTGGATACTTTAATTTCAGATGGCATTCACAGCCGAAGAAAAGATCAAAGGATCGAGGGTTGTTTTTGACAATGAACTCTTCAATTTCTCTCACTGCAAATGTCATCTTTCATATATCATTCATTTGAAGTAGCCCGTAAATGTCAGTCTACCATCACCAATTTCCAAGCTGGAAAAACCAAAGGTTCGAACTGCTAGGTAATCGTAAACGCCGCTGAAATCGTATCCATTGCCTATACTCTATAACCTCGATAGTCCGGCTGATATATGCAGAACGCGAAGCTATAAAGTATAGAGACCTCGACCTTGCCGCGAGTCGATGCCCGAGTTGATCGAATAAGTGGCCTTCACGGAATTCGAACACGATCCTCCTGCACGCTCAGCGATTTGCTCGCCGGAGATCCTTGATGAATATCCCATACAAGTTTGCCGCTTTTAAGGAGACAGGAAATTATTAGGCGCGTCGAGCTACGAGTATCTAACGGGTGTCGgttaaaatttggaaatacgACCTGTTCGTGCCATGACACGTTATGACACGCGAATTATACTTCGAAAAGGCGCTGCCATTTCAGTGGACGTGCTTTCAAGCGAATTATCAAGCTTCAGCAGGGCCTCGGTCAGATCGGATAAGTTAAATGGCTCGGGTCCTCTTGCACAATAATCTATCAGCTAATAACGTTAGCGAATCGACAAGCCACAGGTTAGAGGTTAGAggtttttttctttataattctacaaatttatatttcgcgTGGAATAATGGGATAATTTGTCACTCGTGAGACTTggttgtaaaatttcatacgatttattataaaacttattgttattatataagaaGATCTATCGGTACTAGTGATTTATGAGTTGTAAAATCCccgctaataatattagttcaaTTGTGCAAGAGAGCCCTGAACCTTAAAAAGAATCGGTTTCACGGTTTCGCAGATGTCCATTCATCATACGAACTGAAGAATAATGGCCGTTCACCGATTGCTGTCTGCTGCTATAACTTACGTCGATCATTTGACGTTGAGTACCAAACAAACTCGAATAGCGTTTCGCCGTTTTCGATTGGTGCGGAATAAAAATGGTCTTCTCGTGTGGTCGGTAAAGGCAACGTTTAATCGGATACTTAATGATTTCGGTACACTGTGAGCGAACAAACGCGCAGGGAAAAAATGATGTTCGATGAAGCCTCGTTGATCCCTTGCTCGTTTTTGACCGAAATGAATAATGTGTACCCGACTTTCTCCcgtggaatttcaatttcaagagagagagagagagagagctccTCGTCCACGATTAATGAGAGTATCGTAGGAAGAAAATGCAGGCGTTCTTTTCACGTGAGATGGTGAATTTTCTGCTGGAGCTTAATCGCCGGTCATCATCTCCATGAATTCTGCAACACAAAAATTAACAAGATTAGCTTTCACGCTACGATATAGTCGAACGATGCCACGCGTGTGGTCATTGAAGAATTCCATTTTAATGCACTtgctattaaaatttgttttccttcGCCGTAGAGATTGACGATGATATACACTTCggtcataaatatttccatgcGATTCTACTcttcatattttatagtaCGAGGCGACtgggaataattaaaaaataaaaaatactaacTGCGTTCAATTTGAACTGAACGTCGGTAGAATTGCTTTGCGgtaacattattaaaaacgtcgaaaattacagaatgttctttctcttttaaaattGACGGATGTCTTCCCATTACGTATTTCTTTCAGTATAATCGAAGAGATTAATTACGCAGCAGGGATAATCAAGAAAGTTGGTTCGATGAAAGGCAGAGAGATCATGTTCGGCCGATAACTCTTTACAAATCGTATTTCCGGTAAGGGTTCGTATCGTCGACTGACGCGGGATAAGCCGAAATATTATTGCGAGGTAGTCCTTTTCATTTCGTCACAGCGCCAAGAAAATGCTTCTCCTGGAAAGCAACTAGGTCGTATCCTTGATCCTTTATACGGCCTCCTCGGAGTTTTTTGAAAGAAGCTTTGGTACGTTGGTATTAAGACGTTCAAGGTTTAATCAAGCCTTCGTGCAAGCCATCGTAACGAGCTCCATAGATAGGAGAAGCTGGTCGAAAAGTTCATGTTGCCAATATCGTAATCATTTTTTCGAATCGCACTGGAAGATtctttttgtagaaaaaagaCATCGTGcataattaaaacattctatGGTTaacaatttcacaaatttgGTAATCACTTCTCCTAATCGTGTTTTTACTTTGAAATCGATGCTGCAATAGTAATTCCCTCAACTTCGACAGGATTTTGACAGAAAAATTGTCTAAGCCAACAGGACAGTTCTTATCTAACTTTTTCAAGTTGTTCGATTGTATGAAACAAGTAGCGGTTGCAGTGTTTTGACTCGCcatgtaacattttttgtatGGAGGGGCACGCGAACGATAGAATAGGATAATTTGAGGAAACGTGATACTCACCATCAAAGTCAACTGTGCCAGAGCCGTCGGTATCTATTTCAGCGATCATGCCGTCCATTTGATCGGGTGTTATCTGATCATCCAGAGCTGCGAGGATCTCCCTGAGAGAGCTCGTTGGAATGTAACCGTTACCCTCCTTGTCGTAAAGCCTGAAAGCCTCTTTTAACTCCTTCTGCAGGGCCTCGTCGTCCTCCTCTTGGAAGTGGCAGGCCACCCGATAGAAGGAGTCGAAATCTAATTTTCCGCTGCCTGAAAGCCCAACCCAGGccacgattaaaaaaaaaaaaaaatccatcTCCAGATACTGTTCTCTCCTTCGAGGCAATTCATCGACAGTGTAAACAAGCTTCTCTCAGCTTCCTTTCCGATTCCGTTTCGCGGTCGCTATTTcatcgatggaaaaatatccGAGACGATATACTTGGTAGCCTTCCAAACGCTTGCCgggaataaatttcaaatttatatcgGTCATCGAAATATAATTCTCATCGATCGACTAAGTTTGTGGGCGTGGATTTAGAGAAAAGAGAGTCTCTTTTGTTATGGGGGTGGACGGGAGTTCGAGCAACTTTCATTTCATAGAACTTTCATAGAACCTTCCGCAGGGTTCGAGCTGCATGTGGTGATCGCTGGTTACCTTCGTCCGAGTTTTATGATACAGTACTAGCTATTGAAAAAATACGTAGAAACTAGAATGAAAGTTGAAATTCGATGAATCACTGCCAACAGAGGGCTTTGTTTAATTATGACACGCTGATTTTGATCAAATTTCGCACATTCATACTACGAATAAGAATATTCCACGCCTTTTAACTTTCATCTGCGAGAGCTGGCTACGGGAAAGTAGCTTTCGAGGCTCGAGGTTGTAAACATATCTTTTGGAATATCCGAAAACCTACATTTTacctaaattattaaattaaataagcaAAACCTAAATTTTATTCCCTTCGTCGATTTGACactgaaatttgtataattgccagtttaattacgaataacATCTGATATCCGAAACCACCAAATTTCTATCTCTTAAGAACAATAATTATTCCACGTGTACCATAAATCATTCGGCCGAAGCCCTTAACATCTAGCGTGAACGGAGTATTTGGAGTCGACATCGACGTACAATCGTACAGAGCGAACGATATCTGCATAATAATGCGTGCTGATAAAGCTAGGATAAAGGATGCGATGTCAGCCACGAGCATTGTCTCGATTTCCGAGGTAATTCGACGGGCTTAAAGTAATTCCTTTCGGGCGACTTGGTGTCACAGATCGACGTTACGTATATACGTTAAGTATACTTCGTTCGAACGTTGTAGAGGCAAACACGGTGGCTGGAATAGTTCGATCGCGGCTTTCTTCGGCAACTTTTGCTTGTATCGTGACGGCAACCGAGAGGGAACTGGCCAAGTTCTATTCGCACGAGATACAATTAACGTAAGTTCTCGTGCAATGAttcaatttgcaaattttttttttttttcattgctTGTTGC is part of the Bombus pyrosoma isolate SC7728 linkage group LG13, ASM1482585v1, whole genome shotgun sequence genome and encodes:
- the LOC122574490 gene encoding troponin C-like; its protein translation is MMDDEQLKMLRRAFSMFDSTKSGRIEKEKVRTILNTLGHTFDDHELEVLLKQEDEEGSGKLDFDSFYRVACHFQEEDDEALQKELKEAFRLYDKEGNGYIPTSSLREILAALDDQITPDQMDGMIAEIDTDGSGTVDFDEFMEMMTGD